The Nocardia vinacea genome contains the following window.
CCGCCCTTCGTGCTCAGCCTCTCGACAACCCTGTTCCCCGCAGCGGCCCTGATCGTCCTCGGTCTGCTCGGCGCGGCCTTCGCCCTGCGCTTCCTGTTCACCACCGACCCGCTGACCGCGCTCGGTTCGGCCCGCTGATTATTCGGAGCTCCGCATGACCATCGCGACCATGATGAAAACCGCTCTCACCGTACGCGAAACAACCCTCACCTACCCGGACGGCGCGGGTCGCCTCACCGCACTGAACCAGGTGAACCTGCACGTTACCGGCGGCACCATCGCCGCAATCACCGGCCCCTCCGGCTCCGGAAAATCCAGCCTGCTCGCCGTAGTCTCCACCCTGATCCGCCCCGACTCCGGTCGGATAACGCTCGAAACTTCCAACGGCACAGTCGATCTCACCACCCTCACACGCCGCGAAGCCGCCGCCGTGCGCCGCTCGTCCATCGGCATCGTCTTCCAGCAGCCGAACCTGATCCCCGCCTTGACCGCCGTCGAACAACTAGAAGCCATGTCCCACCTCGGCCAGCGCCTGTTCACCTCCCCCACCCGACGCCGCGAAACCCGGACCAAGGCAATGGAATTACTCGACGCCGTCGGCCTCGCCGACCAACACGCCAAACGCCCCGCCCAACTCTCCGGCGGCCAACGCCAACGCGTCAACATAGCCCGCGCCCTGATGAACGATCCGGCCCTCCTGGTCATCGACGAACCAACCAGCGCCCTCGACACCGAACGCGGCACCGCCATAATCGAACTGATCGTCACCATGGCCCGCACCCACGAGGCCGCCACCCTCCTGGTAACCCACGACCACACCCACCTCCATCAAATGAACGCCGTCTACCGCATGATCGACGGCACCCTCACCCCGATCCTCTGAACTCGACATATGGCTCGAGCAAGCCGCGTTCGCCGCCGCCGACGATCTCTTGCCGAAATAGCTGTAATCCTGATCATCCCGCAGTCGTTGACGACATCTCACCGAGTAACTCTTACCAACTGTCTTGATCAGCGTCGGCGTTTCTCATGAAGGACCCGGTAAACCGAGCAGAACGTTCCGCTGGTCCCGCACCCGAACCTGAATCGCATCGACGACCGCCGCCACCTCCGGCCTGCGCAATGTCTCGGTGCGAGTGACGAGCCAATAGGTGAGCCGAACGGAGACTTCCTTCCGAAGCACTCGGATCAGGTCGTCGTGACGATCGGCCATAAAGCAGGGCAGTAAGCCGAGGCCCGCCGCCGCCCGGGTCGCTTCGACGTGCACGAAAACATTGGTGGAAGTTACCGATTCACGCATCGCAGGCGCGAAACTGGAGGCCAGGTCCAAGTCATCCACCTGCAGCATGGAATCGATGAAGTAGACCAACGAATGACGCGCGAGATCCCCTATCGCCGTCGGTGTTCCGTGTTCACGGAGATAGTCGCGCGAACCGTAGAGCCCGAGACAATAATCGGCCAATCGAATTGCCCTGGCGCGGTGCACTTGCGGCTCACCCACCACCACTTCGATATCCAGACCCGAACGCTGCTGGGACGCGCGACGGGTCGCCGCCACGATCTCGACGGCGATCTTCGGATGCCGCCGCTGCACCTCGGCGGCGGCCGGTGCGGCCATATAGGCACTGAATCCGTCGGTCGCCGAAATCCGAACCACCCCCTCCAGTACCCGCATGCCATCGGCACCGGTAGCCAGCGACTTGACCGCGGATTCCACCGCCTCCGCCGCCGCCAACGCCTCCCGCCCGAGATCGGTCAGCTCCCAACCACCGGTCACCCGAGTGAGCACCCGCCCGCCCAGCGTCTGCTCCAGTGCGGCAATGCGGCGCGAGATGGTGGTGTGGTTGATCCCGAGCTCCTCGGCGGCCGAAACGAAGCGCCCGGAGCGCCCGACGGCGAGCAGAACCAGCAGATCATCCGCGCTGGGGCGGTTGGGGCCCGAGGCAGGCGGACTCATTTCTGCATTCTTGCAGACACGCACTGCACAACTGGTCATTGCGGCCGAAGATATGTGCACGAATACTCGTTCTGACCACGAAATGTGGGGGCCGTCACATCTTGTTGCCAGATATGGCCCCGGTCATGAAGGAGATGTTCGATGAGCGTGCGCGATGCAATGCGGCCGACGGGAAACGATCCCGGCGGGATACCGGCCGGACTGAGGCGGGTGGTGGCCGCGTCCATGGCCGGCACCGTGGTCGAGTGGTACGAGTTCTTCCTCTACGGCACGGCCGCGACGCTCGTCTTCAGCAAGGTGTTCTTCGCCAAGGGCACCAGCGATCTCGACGCGATCCTCGCCGCCTTCATCACCTACGCCGTCGGCTTCGCCGCACGTCCGTTGGGCGGCGTCGTCTTCGGACATTTCGGTGACAAATACGGCCGCAAGAAGCTACTGCAGTTCAGTCTGGTGCTGGTCGGTGCCGCGACCTTCCTCATGGGCTGTCTGCCGACCTTCGCCCAAATCGGTTATTGGGCACCGACATTGCTGGTGGTCCTGCGATTCATCCAGGGTTTCGCGGTCGGCGGCGAATGGGGTGGCGCGGTACTGCTCGTGGCCGAACACAGTCCGAACTCCAGGCGCGGATTCTGGGCGAGCTGGCCACAGGCCGGGGTGCCGGTGGGAAATATGTTGGCGACGGTCGCTTTGCTGGCATTGACCTCGACGCTGTCCGACGCCGCCTTCCTGAGCTGGGGTTGGCGCGTGGCATTCTGGTTGTCTGCGGTGGTCGTGCTGGTCGGGTACTACATCCGCACCAAGGTCACCGACGCACCCATTTTCGTTGCGGCACAGCAGGAAATCGAACAGATCAAGTCCGATTCGCTCAGTGTCGTCGAGGTGCTGCGGCGCTACCCGCGCGGCGTATTCACCGCCATGGGGCTGCGATTCGGCGAGAATATCCTCTACTACCTGGTGGTCACCTTCACCATCACCTATCTCAAGGTGCAGGTGCATGTCGACACCAAGGTCATCCTCTGGTGGCTGCTGGCCGCACATGCCGTGCACTTCTTCATGATTCCGTTGGCGGGCAATCTCTCCGATCGTTTCGGCAGACGGCCGGTGTATCTGGTCGGCGCGCTCACTGCGGGCACCTGGGGCTTCTTCGCTTTCCCGATGATGGACAGCGGCCACAACGCGATCATTATGTCCGCGATCATTATCGGCCTGGTATTCCATGCCTTCATGTATGCGGGCCAGCCCGCGATCATGGCCGAGATGTTCCCCACCCGGATGCGGTATTCCGGTGTCTCCCTCGGTTATCAGGTCACCTCGATCGTGGCCGGATCGCTCGCCCCGATCATCGCCGTGCGCTTGCTCAATACCTACAAGTCCGCGGTCCCGATCGCCCTGTATTTGGCTGCGGCCGCGGCGATTACCGCGATCGCCGTCCTGTTCGCCCGCGAAACGAAGGGCATAACCCTGGAGAGCATCGACACCGCCGACGCGGAAACCCTTGCCGCACAGAGCCCGGCAGCGCGAGCCGAAACCCTACGAGTGGAGCTCACATGAGCGAGCGCAGCGAGCGAACAAAAGGGACAGCCGAGCGCAGCGAGCGAACGACAGGCACAGCCGAGCGCTCGGTCATGACGGAACCGAGCGCCGGCGAGGTGCAGTCATGAGTGACCTGAACGGACGTTCCGCCCTGATCACCGGCGGCGCCAGCGGTATCGGCGCTGCCTGCGCCAGAGAGCTCGCGGCACGCGGCGCCACCGTCACCATCGCCGATATCGACGACGTGGGCGCGAAGGCACTTGCGAGCGAGGTAAATGGAAAGGCTTGGGCCGTCGACCTTCTCGACATCCACGCATTGGAACAACTCACCTTGGATGTGGACATCCTGGTGAACAACGCCGGTGTACAGAGCATCAACCCGATCGAAGACTTCCCGCCGGAGCGATTCCGGAACCTGATGGCCCTCATGGTCGAAGCGCCGTTCCTGCTCATCCGCGCGGCACTGCCGCAGATGTATCGGCGGGGCTTCGGCCGGATCATCAATCTGTCCTCGGTGCACGGATTGCGCGCGTCCGAATACAAGGTCGCGTATGTGACGGCCAAGCACGCACTCGAGGGCCTGTCCAAGGTGACCGCGCTCGAGGGCGGTCGCCACGGTGTCACGAGCAATTGCGTCAGTCCCGGCTATGTCCGAACGCCGCTGGTGGACAAGCAGATTGCCGATCAGGCCAAGGCGCACGGCATCGACGAGCAGGAGGTGCTGGAGCGGGTGCTGCTCACCGAGAGCGCGATCAAGCGCCTCGTGGAGCCGGAAGAGGTTGCGTCACTGGTGGGTTGGCTCGCCTCGCCGAATGCGGGCATGGTCACCGGCGCGTCCTACACCATGGACGGCGGCTGGACCGCGCGGTGATGCTGTATCTTTGGCCGCGCCTTCGGCGCGGCGTGTTCGCGGCCCCCGGGTGTCTCGCGTCCGAGCCGTCGAGACTCGCGCCTGCGGCGCATGCGCTTCGACGACTCGGACGCGAGACGGGCCGCGAACGGGTCACTCGTAAGACTCGCTCCGTTGCGGTCACCGATGGCGGATCGCTCGGCCACCGATGCACACGCGCCGGATGGTCAAGTCCCGCGACTGCTGCACACGCGCTTCGACGACTCGGACGCGAGACGGGCCGCGAACGGTCGCTCGTAAGACTCGCTCCGTTGGGGCTGGCAGAGGCTTGAGAAGCGGCGGGCGATCAACCCAGCGCAGCCTGAGTCATTGCGGACAGCGCCATTCGACGCAGTATCGGCCGGGCCCGGGTGGCGGTGGCATCGGTCGCGCTGTGCGGCGTGGAGTTCATCAGGCCGAAGCCCGCGTGGGCCTGCACCCGTGCGGTCTCCTCCGGCAGTTCCGGATGCAACTCCCGCAGCACCGCCACCCAGATCTCGACGTACTGACGCTGGGTGCGCCGCAGTTCGCGCCTGGGCCCGACCGGCACGTTCTCGAGGTCGCGGTCCTGGATCCGGATGAGTTCGGGCTCGCCGAGCGCGAAGTCCAGATGGAAATCGACCAGCCCGTCCAGCGCCTCCCGCGCCGACCCGGTCCGCGCCACCACCGCTTTCCCACCGGCGAGCAGCCGCTGACTGACCCCGATGAGCAGTTCGACCAGCAGTGCCTCCTTATTCGGGAAGTGCCGGTAGACCGCCGGGCCGCTGATCCCGACGGCCGCGCCGAGGTCGTCCAGGCGCATGCCGAGGAACCCACGATCGGCGATGAGCCGGGCACCCGCATCCAGCAGCTGCGCCCTACGCTGCAGCTTCAGTTGTTCCCTGCGGGTGGGCGCGACGGGGTCGGTGCTGGTCACACGCGCTCCTTTCAGCACACCTGGACATCTCGGTTAATCAACATTAACCTGAATTCCAGTTATCGGCGACTAACTGGATGGCAGGACGGCGTGATGACGGTGACCGAACAGGTCGAGGTCGACAACCGCGCGGCACACGGGGCGCTACTGGAGGATCTGCGCGCCCGACTGGCCGCCGCGGCGCTCGGCGGGCCCGCGAAGGCGCGTGAGCGGCACGTGGCCCGCGGCAAGCTGCTGCCCCGGCAGCGGGTGGATCAGCTGCTCGATCCGGGCAGCCCGTTCCTCGAGCTCTCGCCGCTGGCCGCGACGGGCATGTACGACGATGAATGTCCCGGCGCCGGGATCATCACCGGCATCGGCCGGATCTCCGGGCGGGAATGCGTGATCGTGGCCAACGACGCCACAGTCAAGGGCGGCACCTACTACCCGATGACGGTGAAGAAGCATCTGCGCGCCCAAGAGGTCGCATTGCAGAACCAGTTGCCCTGCGTGTATCTCGTCGACTCCGGCGGTGCGTTCCTGCCGCGCCAGGACGAGGTCTTCCCGGATCGGGAGCATTTCGGGCGCATCTTCTTCAACCAGGCGACCATGAGTGCCAAGGGAATTCCGCAGATCGCCGCGGTACTCGGTTCGTGCACCGCCGGCGGTGCGTACGTACCAGCGATGAGTGACGAGGCGGTGATCGTGCGCAATCAGGGCACGATCTTCCTCGGTGGACCGCCGCTGGTGAAGGCCGCGACCGGTGAGGTGGTCACCGCCGAGGAGTTGGGCGGCGGCGAATTGCATTCGCGCACTTCGGGAGTCACCGATCACCTGGCCGAGGACGACCAAGACGCGCTGCGCATCGTGCGCCGCATCGTGGCCACGCTCGGCCCGCGCCCGGCCAGCCCATGGGAGGTAACGCCGACCGTCGCGGCCGCGAAGCCGGAGTCCGAACTGTACGACGTGGTTCCGGTCGATCTGCGCACGCCGTATGACGTCCGCGAGGTCATCCACCGGCTGGTCGACGGCGAAAACGGATTCCACGAATTCAAGGCCGAATACGGTAAGACGCTCGTCACCGGATTCGCCCGCATCCACGGCCATCCGGTCGGCATCATCGCCAATAACGGCGTGCTGTTCAGCGAATCCGCCATGAAGGGCGCGCATTTCATCGAACTGTGCGATAAGCGCAAGATTCCGCTGCTGTTCCTGCAGAACATCACCGGTTTCATGGTCGGGCGCGATTACGAGGCGGGTGGTATCGCCAAGCACGGCGCGAAGATGGTCACCGCGGTGGCGTGTGCGCGGGTGCCGAAGCTCACGGTGGTGATCGGCGGATCGTATGGCGCGGGCAACTATTCGATGTGCGGGCGCGCGTATTCGCCGCGCTTCCTGTGGATGTGGCCCAATGCGCGAATTTCGGTAATGGGTGGCGAGCAGGCCGCCTCGGTGCTGTCGACGGTGCGTGGGGATCAACTCGACAGCAGCGGACAGCCGTGGTCGGCCACGGACGAGGAGGCATTCAAGGCGCCGATTCGGGAACAGTACGAACATCAGGGCAATCCGTACTACTCGACCGCGCGGCTCTGGGACGACGGCGTCATCGACCCCGCCGACACCAGAACCGTACTCGGACTTGCCCTTTCGGTGTGTGCGCAAGCACCGCTCGAACCCGTTTCCTACGGCGTCTTCCGGATGTGAGCGCGATGATGAACAAATCCCATCCCATCGATTTCGACACCGTGCTCGTCGCCAATCGCGGCGAAATCGCGGTCCGGGTCATCCGCACGTTGCGCGCCATGGGAATTCGCTCGGTCGCGGTTTACAGCGATGCGGATGCGCAGGCCAGGCATGTGCGTGCGGCCGATACCGCGGTGCGCCTGGGTCCGGCTCCGGCCCGGGAAAGTTATCTCGATATCGAGAAGGTCGTTGCCGCGGCGGTGCGCACGGGCGCCAAGGCCGTACATCCGGGCTACGGATTCCTTTCCGAGAATGCGGCTTTCGCATCAGCGCTGGCCGAGGCGGGCATTGTCTTCCTCGGGCCGCCCGCAAAGGCAATCCAAATCATGGGCGACAAGATCGCGGCGAAGAACACTGTCGCCGGCTTCGATGTGCCCGTCGTCCCGGGTATTGCCCGTCCGGGCCTCACCGATGCCGAATTGATCGACGCCGCAACCGATATCGGCTATCCGGTACTGGTGAAGCCCTCCGCCGGTGGCGGCGGTAAGGGTATGCGACTGGTCGAGGAACCGTCGGCATTGCCCGCTGCGCTGGCCAGCGCCCGGCGTGAGGCGGCCGCGGCATTCGGTGACGACACCCTGTTCCTGGAGCGATTCGTCACCCGGCCACGCCATATCGAGGTGCAGATCCTGGCCGACCAATTCGGCCACGTGATCCACCTCGGTGAACGCGAATGCAGCCTGCAGCGGCGGCATCAGAAGGTCATCGAAGAGGCACCGTCCCCGCTGCTGGACGCCGCGACCAGGGCGCGCATCGGCGCGGCCGCATGCAATACCGCACGCAGCGTCGACTATGTGGGTGCGGGCACGGTCGAATTCATCGTCTCCGCCGATCGGCCGGACGAATTCTTCTTCATGGAGATGAATACTCGGCTGCAGGTGGAACATCCGGTCACCGAGCTGGTCACCGGGATCGACCTGGTGGAGTGCCAGGTGCGCGTCGCGGCCGGGCAGAAGCTGGCGGTCGAGCAGGATGAGCTGCGGCTCGTCGGACATGCGATCGAGGCCCGCGTCTACGCCGAGGATCCCGGGCGCGGCTTCCTGCCCACCGGCGGCACGGTACTCGACCTGTCCGAGCCCGAAGGCACTGGCGTGCGGGTGGATTCGGGACTGCGCATCGGCACTGTCGTCGGCA
Protein-coding sequences here:
- a CDS encoding ABC transporter ATP-binding protein, which encodes MMKTALTVRETTLTYPDGAGRLTALNQVNLHVTGGTIAAITGPSGSGKSSLLAVVSTLIRPDSGRITLETSNGTVDLTTLTRREAAAVRRSSIGIVFQQPNLIPALTAVEQLEAMSHLGQRLFTSPTRRRETRTKAMELLDAVGLADQHAKRPAQLSGGQRQRVNIARALMNDPALLVIDEPTSALDTERGTAIIELIVTMARTHEAATLLVTHDHTHLHQMNAVYRMIDGTLTPIL
- a CDS encoding LysR family transcriptional regulator, giving the protein MSPPASGPNRPSADDLLVLLAVGRSGRFVSAAEELGINHTTISRRIAALEQTLGGRVLTRVTGGWELTDLGREALAAAEAVESAVKSLATGADGMRVLEGVVRISATDGFSAYMAAPAAAEVQRRHPKIAVEIVAATRRASQQRSGLDIEVVVGEPQVHRARAIRLADYCLGLYGSRDYLREHGTPTAIGDLARHSLVYFIDSMLQVDDLDLASSFAPAMRESVTSTNVFVHVEATRAAAGLGLLPCFMADRHDDLIRVLRKEVSVRLTYWLVTRTETLRRPEVAAVVDAIQVRVRDQRNVLLGLPGPS
- a CDS encoding MFS transporter, which produces MSVRDAMRPTGNDPGGIPAGLRRVVAASMAGTVVEWYEFFLYGTAATLVFSKVFFAKGTSDLDAILAAFITYAVGFAARPLGGVVFGHFGDKYGRKKLLQFSLVLVGAATFLMGCLPTFAQIGYWAPTLLVVLRFIQGFAVGGEWGGAVLLVAEHSPNSRRGFWASWPQAGVPVGNMLATVALLALTSTLSDAAFLSWGWRVAFWLSAVVVLVGYYIRTKVTDAPIFVAAQQEIEQIKSDSLSVVEVLRRYPRGVFTAMGLRFGENILYYLVVTFTITYLKVQVHVDTKVILWWLLAAHAVHFFMIPLAGNLSDRFGRRPVYLVGALTAGTWGFFAFPMMDSGHNAIIMSAIIIGLVFHAFMYAGQPAIMAEMFPTRMRYSGVSLGYQVTSIVAGSLAPIIAVRLLNTYKSAVPIALYLAAAAAITAIAVLFARETKGITLESIDTADAETLAAQSPAARAETLRVELT
- a CDS encoding 3-hydroxybutyrate dehydrogenase — translated: MSDLNGRSALITGGASGIGAACARELAARGATVTIADIDDVGAKALASEVNGKAWAVDLLDIHALEQLTLDVDILVNNAGVQSINPIEDFPPERFRNLMALMVEAPFLLIRAALPQMYRRGFGRIINLSSVHGLRASEYKVAYVTAKHALEGLSKVTALEGGRHGVTSNCVSPGYVRTPLVDKQIADQAKAHGIDEQEVLERVLLTESAIKRLVEPEEVASLVGWLASPNAGMVTGASYTMDGGWTAR
- a CDS encoding TetR/AcrR family transcriptional regulator; protein product: MTSTDPVAPTRREQLKLQRRAQLLDAGARLIADRGFLGMRLDDLGAAVGISGPAVYRHFPNKEALLVELLIGVSQRLLAGGKAVVARTGSAREALDGLVDFHLDFALGEPELIRIQDRDLENVPVGPRRELRRTQRQYVEIWVAVLRELHPELPEETARVQAHAGFGLMNSTPHSATDATATRARPILRRMALSAMTQAALG
- a CDS encoding carboxyl transferase domain-containing protein encodes the protein MTVTEQVEVDNRAAHGALLEDLRARLAAAALGGPAKARERHVARGKLLPRQRVDQLLDPGSPFLELSPLAATGMYDDECPGAGIITGIGRISGRECVIVANDATVKGGTYYPMTVKKHLRAQEVALQNQLPCVYLVDSGGAFLPRQDEVFPDREHFGRIFFNQATMSAKGIPQIAAVLGSCTAGGAYVPAMSDEAVIVRNQGTIFLGGPPLVKAATGEVVTAEELGGGELHSRTSGVTDHLAEDDQDALRIVRRIVATLGPRPASPWEVTPTVAAAKPESELYDVVPVDLRTPYDVREVIHRLVDGENGFHEFKAEYGKTLVTGFARIHGHPVGIIANNGVLFSESAMKGAHFIELCDKRKIPLLFLQNITGFMVGRDYEAGGIAKHGAKMVTAVACARVPKLTVVIGGSYGAGNYSMCGRAYSPRFLWMWPNARISVMGGEQAASVLSTVRGDQLDSSGQPWSATDEEAFKAPIREQYEHQGNPYYSTARLWDDGVIDPADTRTVLGLALSVCAQAPLEPVSYGVFRM
- a CDS encoding acetyl/propionyl/methylcrotonyl-CoA carboxylase subunit alpha, with translation MMNKSHPIDFDTVLVANRGEIAVRVIRTLRAMGIRSVAVYSDADAQARHVRAADTAVRLGPAPARESYLDIEKVVAAAVRTGAKAVHPGYGFLSENAAFASALAEAGIVFLGPPAKAIQIMGDKIAAKNTVAGFDVPVVPGIARPGLTDAELIDAATDIGYPVLVKPSAGGGGKGMRLVEEPSALPAALASARREAAAAFGDDTLFLERFVTRPRHIEVQILADQFGHVIHLGERECSLQRRHQKVIEEAPSPLLDAATRARIGAAACNTARSVDYVGAGTVEFIVSADRPDEFFFMEMNTRLQVEHPVTELVTGIDLVECQVRVAAGQKLAVEQDELRLVGHAIEARVYAEDPGRGFLPTGGTVLDLSEPEGTGVRVDSGLRIGTVVGSDYDPMLSKVIVHAADRPTALAKLDRALSDTVLLGVTSNIEFLRFLLADQDVAAGKLDTGLLDRRVGDFRPAAVGDDEFIAAAAYHWVRRWPVGPSDPWDIPSGWRIGTPAPTTIRLAGGDRTEHVYLTGAPDAAEVHLNSSESVSLTADFTGGRLVLTLDGLRREFRVVEHDGQLWVAGPSGVAVLREVAEMNVRGGAEHVGDAEIRSPMPGSVIAVPVADGAIVAVGAPVVVVEAMKMEHTLTAPVAGTVEVLVEPGAQVRLDQPLVRIAAAATEPETAEREGTSA